A section of the Verrucomicrobiota bacterium genome encodes:
- a CDS encoding mandelate racemase/muconate lactonizing enzyme family protein, translating into MAQPTDIQIIAASLYFLPVKARVPLKFGTETVTEVTCARVCVKVADETGRTAEGWGETPLSAQWVWPANLPYETRLDTLQQFCILLAEAWVGFDGKGHPIEIGHEFQKFILPALLKKKNVHSGHASEPMPWLAALVCCAAFDIAVHDAYGNLHNRSVYETYGPPFLIRDLDEFLTPDEHAKVSFKGKFPRDFLLTKRPNQLCAWHLVGGVDPLDKSELNGTEPSDGYPVLLEDWIKRDGLKCLKAKLRGNDAEWDFQRTVKVGRVAVENGVDWLSADFNCTVTDPDYVNTILDRLRDEQPRIYGMILYVEQPFPYDLEHHPIDVHSVSARKPLFLDESAHDWALVKRGRELGWSGVALKTCKTQTGALLSCCWARAYGMALMVQDLTNPMLAQIPHLLLAAHVGTIMGVETNAMQFYPEASIAEGKVHPGLYRRREGKVDLSTINGPGFGYHLDAIVRELPEPVALFAR; encoded by the coding sequence ATGGCGCAACCCACCGACATTCAAATCATTGCCGCGTCATTGTATTTCTTGCCGGTCAAGGCGCGCGTACCTTTGAAGTTTGGAACGGAAACGGTAACAGAGGTCACTTGCGCGCGCGTCTGTGTCAAGGTGGCGGATGAGACCGGGCGGACGGCGGAAGGTTGGGGTGAGACGCCGTTGAGCGCGCAATGGGTCTGGCCGGCGAACCTGCCGTATGAAACGCGCCTGGACACGCTCCAACAATTTTGCATCCTGCTCGCGGAAGCTTGGGTCGGGTTCGACGGCAAGGGGCATCCCATCGAGATCGGCCACGAATTCCAGAAATTCATTCTGCCGGCGTTGCTGAAGAAAAAAAATGTCCATTCCGGCCACGCGAGCGAACCGATGCCCTGGCTGGCGGCGCTGGTCTGTTGCGCGGCGTTCGACATTGCCGTGCACGACGCTTACGGGAATTTGCACAATCGTTCCGTGTATGAAACCTACGGGCCGCCCTTCCTGATTCGCGACCTGGATGAATTTCTGACGCCGGATGAACATGCCAAAGTTTCGTTCAAAGGAAAATTTCCACGGGATTTTCTGCTGACCAAACGCCCGAATCAACTTTGCGCGTGGCACCTGGTGGGCGGCGTGGACCCGTTGGATAAATCGGAACTGAACGGCACTGAGCCAAGCGATGGCTACCCGGTTCTGCTGGAGGATTGGATCAAGCGCGACGGATTGAAGTGTCTGAAAGCCAAATTACGCGGCAACGACGCGGAATGGGATTTTCAACGAACGGTCAAGGTGGGCAGAGTGGCCGTTGAGAATGGCGTGGACTGGTTGTCGGCGGATTTCAATTGCACCGTGACCGATCCCGATTACGTCAACACCATCCTGGATCGTTTGCGCGACGAGCAGCCGCGCATTTACGGAATGATTCTCTACGTGGAGCAACCGTTTCCTTACGATCTGGAACACCACCCGATCGACGTTCACAGCGTGTCGGCGCGCAAACCGCTGTTCCTCGACGAGAGCGCACATGATTGGGCGTTGGTGAAGCGGGGCCGCGAATTGGGCTGGTCGGGCGTGGCACTGAAAACCTGTAAGACGCAAACCGGGGCGCTCCTGAGTTGTTGCTGGGCCAGGGCGTACGGCATGGCGTTGATGGTGCAAGACCTGACCAACCCCATGCTCGCGCAGATTCCGCATCTGCTGTTGGCGGCGCACGTTGGCACGATCATGGGCGTGGAAACCAACGCGATGCAGTTCTATCCCGAAGCGTCGATCGCCGAGGGGAAAGTTCATCCCGGTTTGTATCGACGGCGCGAGGGGAAAGTGGACCTTTCAACGATCAACGGTCCGGGTTTCGGATATCACCTGGACGCCATCGTGCGTGAACTACCGGAGCCGGTGGCGTTGTTTGCGCGTTGA
- a CDS encoding glutathione peroxidase has product MKTLVIIVALFLMQTVAVRAESLYQIPVKDIDGKDTSLNAYKGKVLLVVNVASKCGLTPQYSALEATHEKYKDKGFTVLGFPCNQFLSQEPGTNEEIKQFCSSKYNVTFPLFDKLAVNGPKRHPLYVALAGPTSPFPGDIKWNFGKFLIGRDGKIIKRFEPKTTPDAPEVTAAIEAALAAK; this is encoded by the coding sequence ATGAAAACACTCGTAATCATCGTTGCCTTATTTCTTATGCAAACTGTGGCCGTCCGTGCGGAATCGCTTTACCAGATTCCGGTCAAAGACATCGACGGCAAGGACACTTCGTTGAACGCCTACAAGGGAAAGGTGCTCCTCGTGGTGAACGTCGCCTCCAAATGCGGTCTCACCCCGCAGTATTCCGCGCTCGAAGCCACTCACGAAAAATACAAGGACAAGGGTTTCACTGTGCTTGGCTTTCCCTGCAACCAGTTCCTCAGCCAGGAACCCGGCACCAACGAGGAGATCAAGCAGTTTTGTTCGAGCAAATACAACGTTACCTTCCCGCTTTTTGATAAACTCGCCGTGAATGGGCCAAAGCGTCATCCGCTTTATGTCGCGCTTGCCGGCCCAACCTCTCCGTTCCCCGGAGACATCAAGTGGAACTTCGGCAAGTTCCTCATCGGCCGCGACGGCAAGATCATCAAACGCTTCGAGCCAAAGACCACCCCGGACGCGCCCGAAGTGACGGCGGCCATCGAAGCTGCTCTCGCTGCGAAATAA
- a CDS encoding mechanosensitive ion channel, protein MTNTTNLVTHPISDHLLEHAAIFSEKLGVSLLIFFGFYLGSLVAMRIIGQVGGTSDQGRRDILNLIGQIAKISLLVFGAVTALGTLGVNVSALVAGLGLTGFALGFAFRDALSNLLAGILILFYRPFRRGDFIAVAGFEGTVVCIDLRYTTLEGQGKIFLIPNSTLFTNCIALTKTTAIAPGAPESSPLKMG, encoded by the coding sequence ATGACCAACACGACAAACCTTGTGACCCACCCGATTTCGGACCATTTGTTAGAGCATGCCGCGATCTTCAGCGAAAAACTCGGGGTCAGCCTGCTGATTTTTTTCGGCTTCTATCTCGGCAGCCTCGTGGCCATGAGAATCATCGGCCAGGTTGGAGGAACTTCCGATCAAGGCAGGCGGGACATTCTGAATCTGATCGGCCAGATCGCAAAGATCAGCTTGCTGGTCTTCGGCGCGGTCACGGCGTTGGGAACTCTGGGCGTGAATGTTTCCGCGCTGGTCGCCGGACTGGGCTTGACGGGTTTCGCGCTGGGTTTCGCTTTCCGCGACGCGCTTTCAAATCTGCTGGCCGGAATACTCATCCTATTCTATCGCCCATTTCGCCGCGGAGATTTTATTGCGGTCGCGGGTTTTGAAGGCACGGTGGTGTGTATCGATCTCCGCTACACGACGCTGGAAGGCCAGGGCAAGATATTCCTGATCCCGAATTCCACGTTGTTCACCAATTGCATCGCTTTGACAAAAACCACGGCGATCGCGCCGGGCGCACCGGAAAGTTCTCCGCTCAAAATGGGGTGA
- a CDS encoding Gfo/Idh/MocA family oxidoreductase, whose translation MKPTSKISRRQFIATTAAAVAAPTFIPASALGAEDRPAASERVTLGVVGWGMQGPGNTAAFLRQKNCQVVAACDIDKNHLAAAVNTINKHYGNTDCKAYHDYRELMARKDIDAVMLAVPDNWHALVATEAANHKKDIYGEKPLARTIAEQQAIVRAVQKNKRIWQTGSWQRSERHFRYACEIVRNGLIGKVTHVEVGLPEGHHDFAGTAPALLQKLAKLSTDGKPLNPAQVVPGTPAWDLAVTPPPTELDYETWIGPAKMEPYIEARVHKNWRWNYNVGGGQLLDWIGHHCDIAHWGLGFDNDGPSEIEGHGEFPPANAIWNTCTKYRIELKYPQNITMTIAGGYPEIKSGTKWIGTDGWVWVDRSNRLAASNEKWEEARSLPEEQRKVKLYESRDHWGNFIDCVKSRQPTITPVETAHHSALPGHLGLISMLMGRRIKWDVKKEHIIGDEAATKLLTRDYRNPWKLS comes from the coding sequence ATGAAACCAACGTCCAAAATTTCTCGTCGCCAGTTCATTGCCACAACTGCGGCTGCGGTTGCGGCGCCAACCTTTATCCCGGCCAGTGCATTGGGAGCAGAAGACCGCCCGGCGGCTTCGGAACGCGTCACCCTCGGCGTCGTGGGCTGGGGCATGCAAGGGCCCGGAAATACCGCCGCGTTTCTGCGCCAGAAGAATTGCCAGGTGGTCGCCGCCTGCGACATTGACAAGAACCATCTGGCCGCCGCGGTCAACACCATCAACAAGCATTACGGCAACACGGACTGCAAAGCGTATCACGACTACCGCGAGTTGATGGCGCGAAAGGATATTGACGCCGTGATGCTCGCCGTGCCGGACAACTGGCATGCGCTCGTCGCCACCGAGGCGGCCAACCACAAGAAGGATATCTACGGCGAGAAACCGCTGGCCCGCACCATCGCCGAACAGCAGGCCATCGTTCGCGCCGTCCAGAAAAACAAACGCATCTGGCAGACGGGTTCGTGGCAGCGGTCGGAAAGACATTTTCGTTATGCCTGCGAGATCGTTCGCAACGGTCTCATCGGAAAGGTCACTCATGTCGAGGTTGGCTTGCCTGAAGGTCATCACGATTTTGCCGGGACCGCGCCGGCGTTGCTTCAAAAATTGGCGAAGCTTTCGACCGACGGAAAACCGTTGAACCCGGCGCAGGTAGTTCCCGGAACGCCCGCGTGGGATCTGGCCGTCACGCCACCGCCCACCGAACTGGATTACGAGACGTGGATCGGTCCGGCGAAGATGGAGCCGTACATCGAAGCGCGCGTTCACAAGAACTGGCGTTGGAACTACAACGTCGGCGGCGGCCAGTTGCTCGACTGGATCGGACATCACTGCGACATCGCCCATTGGGGACTCGGCTTCGACAACGACGGCCCTTCCGAGATCGAGGGGCACGGCGAGTTTCCTCCAGCGAACGCCATTTGGAACACCTGCACCAAGTATCGCATTGAGCTGAAGTATCCGCAGAATATCACCATGACGATTGCCGGCGGCTACCCGGAGATCAAGAGCGGCACCAAATGGATCGGCACCGACGGCTGGGTCTGGGTGGATCGCAGTAACAGGTTGGCAGCTTCCAATGAAAAATGGGAAGAGGCGCGGAGTCTCCCGGAAGAGCAACGGAAAGTAAAACTCTACGAATCAAGAGATCATTGGGGCAATTTCATTGATTGCGTGAAATCGCGTCAGCCAACAATCACGCCAGTCGAAACCGCGCACCACTCCGCGCTCCCCGGTCATCTCGGCCTTATCTCGATGCTCATGGGCCGCAGGATCAAGTGGGATGTGAAGAAGGAACACATCATCGGCGACGAGGCCGCGACCAAACTGCTCACGCGCGATTATCGGAATCCTTGGAAGTTGAGTTGA
- the rpmH gene encoding 50S ribosomal protein L34, whose translation MKRQYQPSKIRRKRQHGFLNRSSTKSGRATLANRRREGRKRLTPV comes from the coding sequence ATGAAACGTCAATATCAACCGTCGAAGATCCGGCGCAAACGGCAGCACGGATTTTTGAATCGCAGTTCCACCAAGAGCGGACGGGCCACGCTGGCCAATCGGCGTCGCGAGGGCCGCAAGCGTTTGACGCCGGTTTAA
- the rnpA gene encoding ribonuclease P protein component codes for MAEEPSARLPFGRKMRLKQPREFSRVRLEGRRLALGCLIANWRPLPPESPTRLGVITGKKIGNAVARNRARRLLRETFRLHQHELRQPLELVLVARDSIAAKKFADVERDYLATLRKAGLLKETE; via the coding sequence ATGGCCGAGGAGCCTTCAGCCCGTCTCCCATTCGGACGCAAAATGCGTCTCAAGCAGCCGCGTGAATTTTCGCGTGTCCGGCTCGAAGGCCGGCGGCTGGCGCTCGGTTGTCTGATCGCCAACTGGCGACCGCTGCCGCCGGAGTCGCCGACGCGACTGGGCGTGATCACGGGGAAGAAAATCGGCAACGCCGTGGCGCGCAATCGCGCCCGCCGGTTGTTGCGGGAAACGTTCCGTCTGCACCAACATGAGTTGCGGCAGCCGCTCGAACTGGTCTTGGTGGCGCGGGATTCGATTGCGGCGAAAAAATTTGCGGACGTGGAAAGGGATTATCTGGCCACGTTGCGGAAAGCGGGACTGCTGAAGGAAACAGAGTGA
- the yidD gene encoding membrane protein insertion efficiency factor YidD: MNPAQHILVFILRIYRCVFSPMIKAVFGPAGGCRFTPTCSQYAMQAVQIHGALRGSALAGLRLCRCHPWGGSGHDPVPEKDFTSHWHGRERRVLKLKS, from the coding sequence GTGAATCCGGCTCAACACATTTTGGTTTTCATCCTGCGCATCTATCGATGCGTGTTTTCGCCCATGATCAAGGCCGTGTTTGGTCCGGCGGGGGGATGTCGCTTCACTCCGACGTGTTCGCAATATGCTATGCAGGCCGTTCAGATTCACGGCGCGCTGCGCGGCAGCGCATTGGCCGGGCTGCGCTTGTGCCGATGTCATCCGTGGGGCGGCAGTGGGCACGATCCGGTGCCGGAAAAGGATTTCACTTCTCACTGGCACGGTCGCGAAAGACGTGTGTTAAAACTCAAATCTTGA
- the yidC gene encoding membrane protein insertase YidC: MDRTSILVVVVCLALMLLWIFVLVPRLAPTEPMPTVVTNAVVAGQTPVTTNATQTATSASPATNVTAQIFVRPDAPEELLVVTNDNARYTFTSHGGGLKLVELVHYPETVSCYRKQASTTNKLATLNTAAPVPVLTLLGDAALYGDGVFTLTTNAMGVRAEKKLPNGLSLVKEFQLSSNYLITAFVRLENQSARPLSVPLQEWVVGTATPMGPLDNGQVVGVDWYNGTKSESVTEGWFANRTLGCFPGTPRTEYRGGASNVVWAAVHNQFFTLAVMTSTNEPASEVIVRRIDLPRPSKEEVAANSKTVAEPHGYQTSWLLPAMTLSANQKIERQFTLYVGPKEYRTLARIAAKFDNNLDLVMGFGVFFGFFAKALLLAMNWLHHGLGLAYGAAIIAITVIIKVVFWPLTKASTRSMKRMQALQPQMKALQDKYKDEPAKMQQKLMAFMKENKVSPLGGCLPMVLQIPVFFGFYTMIRSAIELRGAHFLWACDLSKPDTVFMIPGFNFPLNPLPLIMGATMLWQTSLTPVSPGMDPAQQKIMKYMPLMMVVFLYNFSAGLALYWTVQNLLTIAQMKLTKTSDPTPATVKPPAPVAPQKKKK, encoded by the coding sequence ATGGATCGCACGTCAATTCTCGTTGTGGTTGTCTGTCTTGCCTTGATGCTGCTTTGGATTTTCGTACTCGTACCGCGGCTCGCTCCAACTGAACCAATGCCGACCGTGGTGACGAACGCTGTGGTTGCTGGGCAAACGCCCGTCACAACCAACGCAACCCAGACAGCGACCTCTGCTTCGCCAGCGACAAACGTTACCGCTCAAATTTTTGTCCGCCCAGACGCGCCCGAGGAATTGCTGGTGGTGACGAATGACAACGCCCGCTACACGTTCACTTCGCACGGCGGCGGACTGAAACTGGTGGAACTGGTTCACTACCCGGAGACGGTGAGTTGTTACCGGAAACAGGCTTCGACGACGAACAAGCTGGCGACCTTGAACACCGCGGCACCCGTGCCGGTTTTGACGCTGCTCGGCGATGCCGCCCTGTACGGCGACGGTGTCTTCACGTTGACGACAAACGCGATGGGAGTTCGCGCGGAAAAAAAATTACCCAACGGACTAAGCTTGGTGAAGGAATTCCAACTCAGCAGCAACTACCTGATAACCGCTTTTGTTCGGCTGGAAAACCAGTCAGCCCGGCCGCTTTCTGTGCCGTTGCAAGAGTGGGTCGTCGGCACGGCCACGCCGATGGGGCCGCTGGATAATGGCCAGGTCGTGGGCGTTGATTGGTATAATGGCACAAAGTCCGAGTCGGTGACCGAAGGCTGGTTTGCCAACCGCACGCTCGGTTGTTTTCCTGGCACGCCGCGCACGGAATATCGTGGTGGTGCCAGCAATGTTGTTTGGGCAGCCGTCCACAACCAATTTTTCACGCTGGCGGTCATGACCTCCACCAACGAACCGGCCAGCGAGGTGATCGTGCGCCGGATTGATTTACCGCGCCCGAGCAAAGAGGAAGTCGCCGCCAATTCCAAGACGGTCGCCGAGCCGCATGGTTATCAAACTTCATGGCTTTTACCGGCGATGACTTTGTCGGCCAATCAAAAGATCGAACGCCAGTTCACCCTGTACGTCGGGCCGAAGGAATATCGCACGCTGGCGCGGATCGCCGCGAAGTTTGATAACAACCTCGACCTCGTCATGGGCTTCGGCGTCTTCTTCGGGTTTTTTGCCAAAGCGCTCTTGCTGGCGATGAACTGGCTGCATCACGGACTCGGTCTGGCCTACGGAGCGGCCATCATCGCCATCACCGTCATCATCAAAGTGGTTTTCTGGCCGTTGACCAAGGCCAGCACGCGGTCAATGAAAAGGATGCAGGCGTTGCAACCGCAGATGAAAGCGCTCCAGGACAAATACAAGGACGAGCCCGCCAAGATGCAACAGAAGCTGATGGCGTTCATGAAAGAGAACAAGGTCAGTCCGCTGGGCGGTTGCCTGCCGATGGTGCTGCAGATTCCGGTGTTCTTCGGATTTTACACGATGATCCGCAGCGCGATCGAGTTGCGCGGGGCGCACTTTCTCTGGGCCTGCGATCTGTCCAAACCGGATACGGTCTTCATGATTCCGGGTTTCAATTTTCCATTGAATCCGTTGCCGCTCATCATGGGGGCAACCATGCTTTGGCAGACCAGTCTCACGCCGGTTTCGCCGGGCATGGACCCCGCCCAACAAAAGATCATGAAATACATGCCGCTGATGATGGTGGTTTTTTTGTATAATTTTTCCGCTGGATTGGCGCTTTACTGGACGGTGCAAAATCTGTTAACCATTGCGCAAATGAAACTGACCAAAACCAGCGACCCGACGCCTGCCACGGTCAAACCGCCCGCGCCGGTCGCGCCTCAGAAAAAGAAAAAATAA
- a CDS encoding KH domain-containing protein — MPVQSKAILEKLLALLGFDATVEEHPLEDGPLLDVKTEDSGRLIGRQGQTLADLQYITNRLLFQQDPSSPKVMVDVGGYRTQAREALVKKALEAAEKVRRWGDVVELEPLSAFDRRIVHNAIKNDPTIETHSVEVEGTTKKVVLLRPKH; from the coding sequence ATGCCTGTTCAATCCAAAGCCATCCTCGAAAAATTACTGGCGCTGCTCGGCTTCGACGCGACGGTGGAAGAGCATCCGCTGGAAGACGGCCCATTGCTCGACGTGAAAACGGAGGATTCGGGTCGGCTCATTGGTCGCCAGGGCCAGACGCTTGCCGACCTCCAATACATTACAAATCGTTTGTTGTTTCAGCAGGACCCGAGTTCGCCCAAAGTGATGGTGGACGTAGGTGGTTACCGCACACAGGCGCGCGAGGCGTTGGTCAAGAAAGCTCTCGAAGCCGCCGAGAAAGTCCGCCGTTGGGGTGATGTAGTGGAATTGGAACCGTTGAGTGCGTTCGACCGCCGCATCGTCCACAACGCCATCAAGAACGATCCCACCATCGAAACTCACAGCGTGGAAGTGGAAGGCACGACGAAGAAAGTCGTGCTGTTGCGGCCCAAACATTAA
- a CDS encoding redoxin domain-containing protein, with protein sequence MRMIKSFTVAVLSMILGGLGQAQPTVVGIDRNAGLSRITVQGEANRDYTILASDLSPTNWNFLATLTLTNSSQSWFDSASATMPGRFYRAMKLDTPVIPEFADDFRLIDHQGVSRALYYFENDSTVKAVVLIFTGNGCTNVQQMISSIKSLRAQFTPQGVVFWMVDANSADNRSNIVVEANAQGIDLPILHDRAQLVANALHATTTPEAVAIDKVGWVVFYRGAIDDRIGGSTNVTTQYYLKNALTDFLAGRTVSPRATQPKGCAITLNSIPTPSYSTDIAPLLQSKCVRCHSVGNFAPFPMTNYDIVQFEAQQMRVEVLAGRMPPWHADPYYQSFTNDISLTTNEAAMLVKWVDDGAPRGGGPDPLTSAPPPPDYPFDWPTSLGTPDIIIPVGNQMITNSGTIPYRTVNYTVNLGSNIWLRAAVVRPGTVPVVHHILAYQKGVDNTLYSFLTGYAPGSYLGAFPAGTGKLLTNGTALQFQLHYTPTPAYPIGLVTNDNSYLGLYTMAAPPTYPLIQSSAPGLFSVPPNTTDYQAVTESSAFGTNVRLYEFSPHLHSRGLRFKYEAIYPGGHVPASEVLLSVPFYVFHWQTAYRLAQPKDLPAGTKIRCTAGWDNSVQNKELMELFTDPDNPNNFQYDPNRTVGWGDQTWDEMFIGYFNYVVLP encoded by the coding sequence ATGCGAATGATAAAATCGTTTACCGTTGCCGTACTGAGCATGATCCTTGGCGGATTGGGCCAGGCCCAGCCAACCGTGGTGGGCATCGACCGCAACGCCGGCCTCTCCCGCATCACCGTCCAAGGCGAGGCCAATCGCGATTACACGATCCTCGCCAGCGACCTGTCACCTACCAATTGGAATTTCCTGGCCACCTTGACTCTGACCAACTCTTCCCAATCCTGGTTTGACTCCGCCTCGGCCACGATGCCAGGACGTTTTTATCGGGCGATGAAACTGGACACACCGGTGATTCCGGAATTCGCGGATGATTTCCGGCTGATCGATCACCAAGGAGTTTCCCGTGCACTTTATTATTTCGAGAACGACTCCACCGTCAAAGCCGTGGTGCTGATCTTCACCGGCAACGGGTGCACCAACGTGCAGCAAATGATTTCCTCCATCAAATCCTTGCGCGCCCAGTTCACCCCGCAAGGCGTCGTTTTCTGGATGGTTGATGCCAACTCCGCGGACAACCGCTCCAACATTGTGGTTGAAGCCAACGCGCAGGGCATTGATCTCCCGATTCTCCACGACCGGGCGCAACTCGTCGCCAACGCCTTGCACGCCACGACCACGCCGGAAGCGGTGGCCATCGACAAGGTGGGCTGGGTGGTCTTCTATCGCGGCGCCATCGATGATCGAATTGGCGGCAGCACCAACGTCACGACGCAATATTATCTGAAGAACGCGTTGACCGATTTTCTGGCGGGTCGGACGGTATCCCCGCGTGCGACCCAACCGAAGGGCTGCGCCATCACGCTGAACTCGATCCCGACGCCTTCCTATTCCACGGACATCGCGCCGCTGCTGCAGTCCAAATGTGTCCGCTGCCACAGTGTGGGGAACTTTGCACCGTTCCCAATGACCAATTACGACATCGTGCAATTTGAGGCGCAGCAAATGCGGGTTGAAGTTTTGGCGGGCCGCATGCCGCCCTGGCACGCCGACCCTTACTACCAAAGTTTTACCAACGACATTTCGTTGACGACCAACGAAGCCGCCATGCTGGTGAAGTGGGTTGATGACGGCGCACCACGCGGAGGCGGCCCAGATCCGCTTACCAGTGCGCCTCCTCCTCCCGATTACCCATTCGATTGGCCCACCTCCTTGGGCACCCCGGACATTATCATCCCGGTTGGAAACCAGATGATCACCAACTCTGGAACCATCCCTTATCGCACTGTGAACTACACGGTCAACCTAGGTTCCAATATATGGCTGCGCGCGGCGGTTGTTCGGCCTGGCACTGTTCCGGTGGTGCATCATATTCTGGCGTATCAAAAAGGAGTGGATAATACGCTGTACAGTTTTCTGACTGGTTATGCTCCCGGTTCCTACTTGGGGGCGTTTCCCGCGGGCACTGGAAAACTACTCACTAATGGCACGGCGCTTCAGTTTCAATTGCACTATACTCCAACTCCCGCATACCCCATTGGACTCGTAACAAACGATAATAGTTACTTGGGACTTTACACCATGGCGGCCCCACCCACTTATCCTCTGATTCAATCTTCAGCGCCCGGATTGTTTTCGGTACCTCCCAACACAACCGACTATCAGGCCGTTACTGAATCGTCAGCATTTGGGACGAACGTCAGGTTGTATGAGTTCAGTCCGCACCTGCACTCCCGGGGTTTACGTTTCAAGTACGAAGCCATTTACCCTGGGGGACATGTTCCAGCCAGCGAAGTGCTGCTTTCGGTTCCTTTCTATGTTTTTCATTGGCAAACGGCTTACCGTCTGGCGCAACCGAAGGATTTGCCCGCCGGCACCAAGATTCGTTGCACCGCCGGCTGGGACAACTCCGTCCAAAATAAAGAATTGATGGAGCTCTTCACGGACCCCGACAATCCCAATAATTTTCAGTATGATCCGAATCGGACGGTGGGTTGGGGTGACCAGACTTGGGATGAGATGTTCATCGGTTACTTCAACTACGTGGTCTTGCCATGA